A single region of the Thermococcus paralvinellae genome encodes:
- the radA gene encoding DNA repair and recombination protein RadA translates to MARKKKVEIPEDEIKELDEFEELSIDAEVTETSKKKKKEIKTLEDLPGVGPATAEKLREAGYDSLEAIAVASPIELKEIAGISEGAALKIIQAAREAANIGTFIRADEYLQRRQTIGRISTGSKSLDKLLGGGIETQAITEVFGEFGSGKTQIAHTLAVMVQLPPEEGGLHGSVIWIDTENTFRPERIRQIAENRGLDPDEVLKNIYVARAYNTNHQMLLVEKAEEIIKEKLNTDKPVKLLVVDSLTSHFRSEYVGRGALAERQQKLGKHLADLHRLANLYDIAIFVTNQVQARPDAFFGDPTRPIGGHILAHSATLRVYLRKGKAGKRIARLIDSPHLPEGEATFRITDKGIED, encoded by the coding sequence ATGGCGAGAAAGAAAAAGGTTGAAATTCCTGAAGATGAAATAAAAGAACTTGATGAGTTTGAAGAGCTCTCAATTGATGCTGAAGTCACTGAAACATCAAAGAAAAAGAAGAAGGAAATCAAAACACTTGAAGATCTCCCGGGAGTTGGTCCAGCTACAGCTGAAAAGCTTAGAGAGGCAGGTTATGATAGCTTGGAGGCAATTGCTGTTGCATCTCCGATAGAGCTCAAGGAAATTGCTGGAATAAGTGAAGGTGCTGCCTTAAAGATAATCCAAGCTGCTAGAGAGGCAGCCAACATTGGAACGTTCATAAGGGCTGATGAATACCTCCAGAGGAGGCAGACCATAGGCAGGATTTCCACTGGAAGCAAATCTCTTGATAAGCTCCTTGGTGGTGGGATAGAAACACAGGCAATTACTGAGGTTTTCGGTGAGTTTGGTAGTGGAAAGACTCAAATAGCCCATACTTTAGCTGTCATGGTTCAACTTCCTCCAGAGGAAGGAGGTTTACACGGAAGCGTCATCTGGATTGATACTGAAAACACATTCAGACCGGAGAGAATAAGACAGATTGCTGAAAACAGAGGCTTAGACCCAGATGAAGTTCTCAAGAACATCTATGTTGCAAGGGCTTACAATACAAATCACCAAATGCTCCTTGTTGAGAAAGCCGAGGAAATAATCAAGGAGAAGCTCAACACTGACAAGCCTGTTAAGCTTTTAGTCGTTGACTCTTTAACAAGTCACTTCCGTTCTGAATACGTTGGTAGAGGGGCTTTAGCAGAGAGACAGCAAAAGTTAGGAAAGCATTTGGCGGATTTACACCGTTTGGCAAACCTATATGACATTGCAATATTTGTTACAAACCAAGTTCAAGCAAGGCCAGATGCATTCTTTGGCGACCCAACGAGACCAATCGGTGGGCATATCTTGGCTCACTCGGCCACACTTAGAGTATACCTCAGAAAAGGCAAAGCTGGAAAGAGAATTGCAAGGCTCATTGATTCACCACATCTACCAGAAGGAGAGGCAACCTTTAGAATCACGGACAAAGGTATTGAAGATTGA
- a CDS encoding ORC1-type DNA replication protein produces the protein MERKEKEQTYLDSIFEKYLKARKIFKNKEVLRHSYTPKELPHRREQIEALAHILVPVLRGETPSNVFVYGKTGTGKTVTVKFVTEELKKISRKYNIPVDVIYLNCEIVDTQYRVLANIVNHFKHESGFEVPLVGWPTDEVYTKLKEVIDAKERFVIIVLDEIDKLIKKSGDDILYSLTRINTELRNAKVSIIGISNDLKFKEYLDPRVLSSLSEEEVVFPPYDANQLRDILMQRAQEAFYPDVLDEAVVPLCAALAAREHGDARRALDLLRVSGEIAEREGASKVTEKHVWKAQEKIEQDTMEEVIKTLPLHSKILLYAIVLLDENGDLPANTGDVYSVYKELCDYMDIEPLTQRRVSDLINELDMLGIINAKVVSKGRYGRTKEIRLNVTPYKVKNIYRFDYSLQPLLTINIVTQRRLF, from the coding sequence ATGGAAAGAAAAGAAAAGGAGCAGACTTACCTCGATTCAATTTTTGAAAAGTACCTAAAGGCACGTAAAATTTTCAAGAACAAAGAAGTACTTAGGCACAGTTATACCCCTAAGGAATTGCCTCACAGAAGGGAGCAGATAGAGGCATTGGCACATATTCTGGTTCCTGTCTTGAGGGGTGAAACTCCTTCTAATGTATTTGTTTATGGAAAAACTGGTACTGGAAAAACTGTTACCGTAAAATTTGTTACTGAGGAGTTGAAGAAAATTTCCCGCAAGTATAACATTCCAGTGGATGTTATTTATCTCAACTGTGAAATCGTCGATACTCAGTATAGAGTTTTAGCAAACATTGTGAATCACTTCAAGCATGAAAGTGGTTTCGAAGTCCCATTGGTTGGATGGCCCACTGATGAAGTTTATACAAAGCTTAAGGAGGTTATTGATGCAAAAGAGAGATTCGTTATAATAGTTCTTGACGAAATTGATAAGCTAATTAAGAAAAGTGGGGATGACATCCTTTACAGCTTGACCCGTATAAATACTGAATTAAGGAATGCGAAGGTGAGTATCATAGGAATTTCAAATGATCTGAAATTCAAAGAGTATCTTGATCCTAGGGTTCTTTCAAGTCTCAGTGAAGAAGAAGTGGTTTTCCCACCATATGATGCAAATCAGCTGAGAGATATTTTAATGCAAAGAGCTCAAGAAGCATTTTATCCAGATGTTCTGGATGAGGCAGTTGTTCCGCTCTGTGCTGCTTTAGCAGCAAGGGAACATGGTGATGCTAGAAGAGCCTTGGATTTGCTTAGAGTAAGTGGTGAAATTGCTGAAAGAGAAGGGGCATCAAAAGTTACCGAAAAACATGTGTGGAAAGCTCAGGAAAAGATTGAGCAAGATACAATGGAAGAGGTTATTAAGACTCTTCCCTTACACTCAAAAATTCTCCTCTATGCTATAGTGCTCCTTGATGAGAACGGTGATCTGCCAGCCAACACTGGTGATGTTTACTCAGTGTATAAAGAGCTCTGTGATTATATGGATATTGAACCCCTAACCCAGAGAAGGGTTAGTGACTTAATAAATGAGCTCGACATGCTGGGCATCATTAATGCTAAGGTTGTCAGCAAGGGAAGATATGGAAGGACAAAAGAAATAAGGCTGAACGTTACACCATATAAGGTCAAAAATATTTACCGCTTTGATTATTCCCTCCAACCTCTCCTCACCATAAATATTGTCACACAGAGGAGGTTGTTTTGA
- a CDS encoding glycosyltransferase, with product MKVMVGIPSYNNADTIGFVVKQAAEGLKKYFGGGIIANADGGSSDGTREVVMKTKVPEGVEVMSFVYKWPIPGKGSAMKELMELAREKGVDVLVFVDSDLRSITPEWIYKFAKPIEDGYDFVAPLYIRHKYDGTITNNIAYPMTASLYGYNVRQPIGGDFGISAELIDVYLADEETWKTDVARFGVDIFLTTTALAEGFRVIQTALGLKIHNPKDPAASLGPMFNQVVGTLFMLMKKYEEKWKPVKEIKKVKTFGSIKWQEPEEVKVTLKLLKEKARELFNENKAILKKALAEETFAQVTKALETFELDDVLWSHVLFDGAVAYKKGILKNAEPLIPLYFAKTADFVEKTKELTTAEAEKIIQERAKIFLEEKDYLLEKW from the coding sequence CAACAATGCTGACACCATAGGCTTTGTAGTTAAGCAAGCAGCTGAAGGATTGAAAAAATATTTTGGTGGAGGAATAATAGCTAATGCCGATGGTGGGAGCAGTGATGGAACGAGAGAAGTAGTCATGAAGACCAAAGTTCCGGAAGGAGTGGAAGTAATGAGCTTCGTTTATAAATGGCCAATTCCCGGCAAAGGTAGCGCAATGAAAGAGCTTATGGAACTTGCAAGGGAAAAAGGTGTTGATGTTCTTGTTTTTGTTGACAGCGATTTGAGAAGTATAACTCCAGAATGGATTTACAAATTTGCTAAGCCTATCGAGGATGGTTATGATTTCGTTGCTCCGCTCTATATAAGGCACAAATATGACGGGACAATAACAAACAACATCGCTTATCCAATGACCGCATCTCTGTATGGCTACAATGTTAGGCAACCAATTGGAGGAGATTTCGGGATTAGTGCAGAGCTGATTGATGTTTATTTAGCGGATGAAGAGACTTGGAAAACAGATGTTGCAAGATTTGGTGTTGATATCTTTTTAACCACAACAGCCCTAGCTGAGGGATTCAGAGTAATTCAAACAGCCCTTGGCTTGAAGATACACAATCCAAAGGATCCAGCTGCTTCACTTGGCCCAATGTTCAACCAAGTCGTGGGAACTTTGTTCATGTTAATGAAGAAATATGAGGAGAAGTGGAAGCCAGTTAAGGAAATTAAAAAAGTTAAAACTTTCGGGAGCATTAAATGGCAAGAGCCAGAAGAAGTAAAAGTTACACTTAAACTGCTTAAAGAAAAAGCAAGAGAACTCTTCAACGAAAATAAAGCAATCTTAAAGAAAGCTTTAGCTGAAGAAACATTTGCCCAAGTTACTAAGGCCCTTGAAACCTTTGAACTTGATGATGTCCTTTGGAGTCATGTTCTTTTTGATGGTGCTGTTGCATACAAGAAGGGAATTCTCAAAAATGCCGAACCACTAATTCCGCTCTACTTTGCAAAGACTGCTGATTTCGTTGAAAAGACGAAAGAGTTAACAACGGCAGAAGCAGAGAAGATAATCCAGGAGAGAGCAAAGATTTTCTTGGAGGAAAAAGACTACCTGCTTGAGAAGTGGTGA
- a CDS encoding DNA-directed DNA polymerase II large subunit, with the protein MSELYSDEMKAYFEMLQKEIDKAYEIAKKARAQGKDPVRDVEIPQATDMAGRVESLVGPKGVAKRIRELAKEYGKELAALKIVDEIIEGKFGEFDSKEKLAEQAVRTALAILTEGIVSAPIEGIAQVKIKKNLDGTEYLALYYAGPIRSSGGTAQALSVLVGDYVRKKLGLDRFKPTEKHIERMVEEVDLYHRAVTRLQYHPSADEVRLAMQNIPVEITGEATDDVEVSHRDVPGVETNQLRGGAILVLAEGVLQKAKKLVKYIDKMGIEGWDWLKEFVEAKERGKTEEETEEKAEDSKAEEAEIRTSVKVKKGFYYELYEKFRANIAPNNKYTKEIIGGRPLFAEPSENGGFRLRYGRSRVSGFATWSINPAVMILVDEFLAVGTQMKTERPGKGCIVTPATTAEGPIVKLKDGSVIRVDDYYLALKIRDQVEEILYLGDAIIAFGDFVENNQTLLPANYVEEWWIQEFVKAVEDIYEVSLKPFAENDKEAVEEAADYLDLKPEFLAELLRDPMRVRPKVEEAIHLSKVLGIPLHPYYTLYWNTLKPEEVAELQNLLVNAEIEWDKYLGTKYAKKIVISLEVLRRTGKRYLELLGLPHRVEDGSVIIEYPWSAALLTPLANLEKRFEPKEFHTSMDIINEISEVKLRDRGISWIGARMGRPEKAKERKMKPPVHVLFPIGLAGGSSRDIYKAAQEGKLAEVEIAQFKCTNCGHVDIFPTCPVCGAEAKLLYRCPKCGYQSTEETICSKCGIEMRAYVKRTINPSQLVKQAMQNVRVNTLDKLKGVMGMTSAHKVPEPLEKGILRAKNDVYVFKDGTIRFDATDAPITHFKPREIGVSVEKLRELGYTHDFEGKPLVNEDQIVELKVQDIILSKEAGKYLVRVAKFIDDLLERFYGLPRFYNVEKMEDLIGHLVIGLAPHTSAGIIGRIIGFVDALVGYAHPYYHAAKRRNCFPGDTRILVQINGMPQRITLRELYELFEEESYENMAYVRKKPKVDIKVYSFDEESGKVVLTDIEDVIKLPSTDHIIRFELELGRSFKTTVDHPVLVYENGGFIKKRAFEVKEGDLILVPKIEFPEDDIDSIDLLEEFSKDEFEELHEGIMVRGIAEWLIEIGAEVNPDYIRRNSIPLAVLLEVLKEKGLSIKDVPDCYIGFKRDHVKIKRFIPIEPLLRLIGYYLAEGYARESDSVYQISFSNGDEDVREDIKRALRKAFGDGFGIYERGEKITVGSRVIYLLFTRVLKIGKGAKDKRVPAFVFKLPKEKVRHLLQAYFEGDGSALKTAARVVVYSVNKPLLEDIETLLLSKFGIRGYYTMDKNANRGNARGRLYHIERGNEPPVSKVYALNIAGEHYDRFFEEIGFISERKNSVYDLHKTRNRVKDKHFTENGWLLKVKRVEYVKSIDDFVFSLNAKIYHNVIINENIVTSQCDGDEDAVMLLLDALLNFSRYYLPEKRGGKMDAPLVVTTRLDPREVDSEVHNMDIARYYPLEFYEATYELKSPKELVGVVERVEDRLGKPEMYEGLKFTHDTDDIALGPKLSKYKQLGDMEEKVRQQLALAEKIRAVNEHHVAETIINSHLIPDLRGNLRSFTRQEFRCVKCNTKYRRPPLSGKCPKCGGKIVLTVSKGAIEKYLPTAKLLVANYDVLNYTRQRICLTEKDIKTLFTNVFPETQRTLLALNTNDICDRMIAERTGKVVAKNGYLDKFNGNGKKKVETPKTVEKRVDSAKTQTHKSEKSEKPKPKKKKKVVSLDEFFGA; encoded by the coding sequence ATGAGCGAGCTTTACAGCGATGAAATGAAAGCTTATTTTGAAATGTTGCAGAAAGAAATTGATAAGGCTTATGAGATAGCCAAGAAAGCGAGAGCTCAGGGAAAAGATCCTGTCAGAGATGTTGAAATTCCTCAAGCAACAGACATGGCGGGTCGTGTCGAAAGCTTGGTTGGTCCAAAAGGTGTTGCCAAAAGAATTAGGGAGCTCGCAAAGGAGTATGGCAAAGAGCTTGCTGCTCTTAAAATTGTTGATGAAATCATTGAAGGCAAATTTGGAGAGTTTGATAGTAAAGAAAAGCTGGCGGAGCAGGCTGTTAGAACGGCATTGGCTATTCTGACGGAGGGTATAGTTTCTGCTCCAATTGAAGGTATAGCTCAGGTTAAAATCAAGAAGAATCTTGATGGAACTGAGTATTTGGCTCTCTACTACGCTGGCCCAATCAGAAGTTCTGGTGGAACTGCTCAGGCATTGAGTGTTCTCGTTGGTGATTACGTTAGGAAAAAGCTTGGATTGGATCGCTTTAAGCCCACAGAGAAACACATAGAGAGAATGGTTGAAGAAGTTGATTTGTATCACAGAGCCGTTACTCGCTTGCAGTATCATCCATCAGCAGATGAAGTGAGACTGGCTATGCAAAATATTCCAGTTGAGATAACTGGTGAAGCGACTGATGACGTTGAAGTTTCTCATAGAGACGTTCCGGGAGTTGAGACTAATCAGCTAAGAGGTGGAGCAATTCTCGTTTTGGCAGAAGGTGTTCTTCAAAAGGCGAAAAAGCTGGTTAAATATATTGATAAAATGGGTATTGAGGGCTGGGACTGGCTTAAGGAATTTGTTGAAGCAAAGGAGAGGGGCAAAACGGAAGAAGAGACAGAAGAGAAAGCTGAGGACTCAAAAGCAGAAGAAGCTGAGATAAGGACTTCTGTAAAAGTTAAAAAAGGCTTCTATTATGAACTTTATGAAAAATTCAGGGCTAATATTGCTCCAAATAACAAATACACAAAGGAAATCATTGGGGGAAGACCATTATTTGCAGAGCCATCTGAAAATGGTGGCTTCCGTTTGAGGTACGGTCGCTCAAGAGTAAGTGGATTCGCAACTTGGAGTATAAACCCGGCAGTCATGATTCTCGTTGATGAATTCTTAGCTGTAGGAACGCAAATGAAGACTGAAAGGCCTGGAAAGGGCTGTATCGTTACTCCTGCTACAACAGCTGAAGGCCCAATTGTCAAGCTCAAAGATGGCTCTGTCATTAGGGTTGACGATTACTATCTTGCTTTAAAGATTAGGGATCAAGTCGAGGAAATTCTCTACTTGGGTGATGCAATTATAGCGTTTGGAGACTTTGTGGAGAACAATCAAACCTTACTTCCAGCTAATTATGTTGAAGAATGGTGGATTCAAGAGTTTGTGAAAGCAGTTGAAGACATATATGAAGTTTCTCTCAAGCCCTTTGCTGAAAATGATAAAGAGGCAGTTGAAGAAGCCGCGGATTACCTTGACTTAAAGCCTGAATTTTTGGCAGAGCTTTTGAGAGACCCAATGAGAGTTAGACCAAAAGTTGAAGAGGCAATCCATCTATCAAAAGTCCTTGGGATTCCCCTTCACCCATACTACACTCTCTACTGGAACACCCTTAAGCCAGAGGAAGTCGCTGAACTGCAGAATCTCCTCGTCAATGCTGAGATTGAGTGGGACAAATATCTTGGAACAAAGTATGCCAAGAAGATTGTAATAAGCTTGGAAGTGCTTAGAAGAACAGGCAAGCGCTACCTTGAACTGCTCGGCTTGCCTCACAGGGTTGAAGATGGAAGCGTAATCATTGAGTATCCTTGGAGCGCCGCTTTGCTAACTCCCTTAGCTAACTTGGAGAAAAGATTTGAGCCAAAGGAATTCCACACTTCCATGGACATAATCAATGAAATCAGTGAGGTAAAGCTTAGGGACAGAGGAATAAGCTGGATTGGTGCGAGAATGGGAAGACCGGAAAAAGCTAAAGAGAGAAAAATGAAGCCACCAGTTCACGTCCTCTTCCCGATTGGTTTGGCCGGAGGTAGCTCGAGAGATATTTACAAAGCTGCACAGGAAGGAAAGCTCGCCGAGGTTGAGATCGCCCAGTTCAAGTGCACCAACTGCGGTCATGTTGATATCTTTCCAACTTGTCCCGTGTGTGGAGCTGAGGCTAAGCTGTTGTATAGATGTCCAAAGTGTGGTTATCAGTCAACCGAGGAAACGATCTGTTCAAAGTGCGGCATTGAGATGAGGGCTTATGTCAAAAGGACAATAAACCCCTCTCAACTTGTAAAACAGGCAATGCAAAATGTGAGAGTGAATACTCTTGATAAGCTCAAAGGCGTTATGGGTATGACTTCAGCCCACAAAGTGCCAGAGCCATTAGAGAAGGGAATACTGAGGGCTAAGAATGATGTGTATGTGTTCAAGGATGGTACAATTCGTTTTGATGCAACAGATGCACCAATAACTCATTTCAAGCCGAGAGAGATTGGAGTAAGCGTTGAGAAGCTCCGTGAATTGGGCTATACCCATGACTTTGAAGGAAAGCCTTTGGTGAATGAAGATCAGATAGTTGAGCTCAAAGTTCAAGATATTATCCTTTCTAAAGAGGCTGGAAAGTATCTTGTAAGGGTTGCAAAGTTTATAGATGACCTGCTTGAGAGGTTTTATGGTCTGCCAAGGTTCTACAATGTCGAGAAGATGGAGGATTTGATTGGTCATCTTGTCATAGGCTTAGCTCCGCACACATCCGCTGGAATCATTGGAAGGATTATAGGATTTGTTGATGCTCTTGTGGGCTACGCTCATCCGTATTATCATGCTGCAAAGAGGAGGAACTGCTTCCCTGGTGATACTAGAATACTTGTTCAGATCAACGGAATGCCTCAGAGGATAACGCTCAGAGAGCTGTATGAGCTATTTGAAGAAGAAAGCTATGAAAACATGGCATATGTAAGAAAGAAGCCAAAAGTAGATATCAAAGTTTATTCCTTTGACGAAGAGAGCGGAAAAGTAGTTTTAACTGACATTGAAGACGTGATTAAACTGCCTTCAACTGATCACATCATAAGGTTCGAGCTTGAGCTGGGTAGGAGTTTTAAAACGACGGTTGATCATCCGGTGCTCGTCTACGAAAATGGGGGGTTCATTAAGAAGAGAGCTTTTGAAGTAAAGGAAGGTGACTTGATTCTTGTACCTAAGATTGAGTTTCCAGAAGATGATATTGACAGCATAGATTTGCTCGAGGAATTCTCAAAAGACGAGTTTGAGGAGCTTCATGAGGGGATAATGGTTCGCGGAATAGCTGAATGGCTAATTGAAATTGGTGCTGAAGTTAACCCTGACTACATAAGAAGAAATTCCATACCCTTGGCAGTTCTCCTTGAGGTTTTGAAAGAAAAGGGTCTCTCGATTAAGGATGTGCCTGACTGTTACATTGGCTTTAAGCGCGACCACGTAAAAATCAAGCGCTTCATTCCAATAGAGCCTCTCCTTAGGCTTATAGGCTACTATTTAGCAGAAGGTTACGCAAGAGAGAGTGACAGTGTCTATCAGATAAGCTTCTCAAACGGAGATGAGGATGTTAGAGAGGACATTAAACGTGCCCTTAGGAAAGCCTTCGGAGATGGCTTTGGAATCTACGAGCGTGGGGAGAAAATAACTGTTGGCTCAAGGGTTATCTATCTGCTTTTCACTAGAGTTCTAAAGATTGGAAAAGGAGCTAAGGATAAAAGGGTCCCGGCATTTGTCTTCAAGCTTCCAAAGGAGAAGGTTAGGCACTTGCTTCAGGCGTATTTCGAGGGAGATGGGAGTGCCTTGAAAACAGCTGCTCGTGTAGTTGTTTATAGCGTTAACAAGCCCCTCCTTGAGGATATTGAAACTTTGCTTCTGTCCAAGTTTGGTATCAGAGGATATTACACTATGGACAAGAATGCCAACAGAGGCAACGCTCGCGGAAGGCTCTATCATATTGAGCGTGGAAACGAGCCGCCAGTATCTAAGGTATATGCTCTCAACATAGCTGGTGAACACTATGACAGGTTCTTTGAGGAGATTGGCTTCATTAGTGAGCGTAAGAACTCTGTTTATGACTTACACAAGACTAGAAATCGCGTTAAGGATAAGCACTTCACTGAAAATGGATGGCTCCTAAAGGTTAAGCGTGTCGAGTATGTCAAATCAATTGATGACTTTGTGTTTTCTCTAAATGCTAAAATATATCATAATGTCATAATAAATGAAAATATTGTAACATCTCAATGTGATGGCGACGAGGATGCTGTCATGCTCCTCCTTGATGCATTATTGAACTTCTCCCGTTATTATCTGCCCGAGAAGCGTGGAGGAAAAATGGATGCTCCTCTCGTTGTAACTACAAGGCTTGATCCAAGAGAAGTTGACAGCGAAGTCCACAATATGGACATTGCCCGTTATTATCCGCTCGAATTCTATGAAGCAACGTATGAACTTAAATCTCCGAAGGAACTTGTTGGGGTTGTTGAAAGGGTTGAGGATAGATTAGGGAAGCCGGAGATGTATGAAGGCTTAAAGTTCACCCATGACACCGATGACATTGCTCTTGGACCAAAGCTGAGCAAGTACAAGCAGTTGGGAGATATGGAGGAAAAAGTTAGGCAGCAATTAGCTTTGGCTGAGAAAATTAGGGCTGTTAATGAGCATCACGTTGCTGAGACGATAATTAACTCTCATCTAATTCCAGACTTGAGAGGTAACTTGAGGAGCTTTACAAGGCAGGAATTTAGATGTGTAAAGTGCAATACTAAGTACAGAAGACCTCCTTTGAGTGGAAAATGTCCAAAGTGTGGTGGAAAGATAGTCCTAACAGTCAGCAAGGGTGCTATTGAAAAATATCTTCCGACAGCAAAACTGTTGGTTGCGAACTATGATGTGCTCAATTACACGAGGCAGAGGATATGCTTAACGGAGAAAGACATTAAAACTCTATTTACAAATGTCTTCCCCGAAACTCAGAGAACTCTGTTGGCGTTAAACACAAATGACATCTGTGACAGAATGATTGCTGAGAGGACAGGAAAAGTTGTTGCTAAGAACGGCTATCTTGATAAGTTCAATGGAAACGGAAAGAAGAAGGTAGAAACGCCGAAAACAGTTGAAAAAAGAGTAGACTCTGCTAAAACACAAACTCATAAGTCTGAAAAGTCTGAGAAGCCCAAACCTAAGAAGAAAAAGAAAGTTGTCAGTTTGGATGAGTTCTTTGGAGCTTAG
- a CDS encoding DNA-directed DNA polymerase II small subunit, with the protein MSELIRDLLSNRYLITPSAYFILSEYYKKNFTLAELVKFARAKNTFVIDEKLAKEFLEFKGLSSPLENFTKYIPKAPVENKAEPITATAEVPMEISTNEGSEEISIQRTIGNETTLEVLENAEIQSQTAVPAKITHEIQEMSSEEETFVSTGKPIENVASETISEEIVEEEPTIEREESFISTGTSVSEEYNGNGDEENGGRVRAVYGDYGVLVPLEEEEIPVEEKRAYSIYEDFRVEPNESFEFIAKRIKSEYEIKFDVRKVKLKPPKAKNANGKEGEIIVKVYENYFKSRLKKLRRILRENPEVSGVVDIGKLSYVNPDGEVTIIGLVNSKRETKKGFIFEVEDMTGIVKVFLGRDNEDYKKAFEILPDSVVAFRGYYSKRGILFANKLHLPDVPLYKREKPPLEEKVYAVLISDIHVGSTKFCEKAFMKFLEWLNGNVESKEEEEIVSRIKYMIIAGDVVDGIGIYPGQYNELSIPDIFDQYEALANLLANVPDHITMFIGPGNHDAARTALPQPEFYREYAKPLYDLKNAVIISNPAVINLHGRDFLVVHGRGIEDVVSYIPGKSHLRPVEPMIELLKLRHVAPTFGGKVPIAPDPEDLLVIEEVPDLVQMGHVHVLDYQIYRGVFLINSATWQAQTEFQKMVNIVPTPARVPIIDIETARLKTVVDFSRWCE; encoded by the coding sequence ATGAGCGAGCTGATAAGGGATTTGCTTTCTAATCGCTATCTCATTACTCCATCGGCATACTTTATTCTTTCTGAATATTACAAAAAGAACTTCACTTTGGCAGAGCTTGTAAAATTTGCACGGGCAAAGAATACATTTGTAATTGATGAAAAGCTTGCTAAAGAGTTTCTTGAATTTAAAGGGTTATCATCTCCATTGGAAAATTTCACGAAATATATCCCAAAGGCTCCAGTGGAAAATAAGGCAGAGCCCATAACAGCTACAGCTGAAGTTCCAATGGAAATCAGCACCAATGAAGGCTCAGAAGAAATCTCAATCCAAAGGACTATAGGTAATGAAACAACATTGGAGGTTTTAGAAAATGCTGAAATTCAATCCCAAACAGCTGTTCCTGCTAAAATAACTCATGAAATTCAAGAAATGTCCTCTGAAGAAGAGACCTTTGTTTCCACTGGAAAACCTATTGAAAATGTGGCCTCTGAAACTATTTCTGAAGAAATAGTGGAAGAAGAACCCACAATTGAAAGGGAGGAGAGTTTCATTTCCACTGGAACTTCTGTTAGTGAAGAGTACAATGGTAACGGTGATGAAGAAAACGGGGGTAGAGTAAGGGCAGTTTATGGTGATTACGGAGTCTTGGTTCCACTGGAAGAGGAGGAAATTCCAGTTGAAGAAAAGAGAGCATATTCAATTTATGAAGACTTTAGGGTTGAACCAAATGAAAGCTTTGAATTTATCGCAAAGAGGATAAAATCCGAGTATGAAATCAAATTTGACGTAAGGAAAGTCAAGTTAAAGCCCCCAAAAGCTAAGAACGCAAATGGTAAAGAGGGAGAAATAATAGTTAAAGTTTATGAGAACTACTTTAAGAGCAGACTGAAGAAATTAAGAAGAATCTTAAGGGAGAATCCTGAAGTTAGTGGGGTTGTGGATATAGGGAAGCTTAGCTATGTGAACCCAGATGGGGAAGTTACGATTATTGGCCTTGTCAACTCAAAGAGAGAAACAAAGAAGGGCTTTATTTTTGAAGTGGAGGATATGACGGGTATTGTCAAGGTTTTCTTGGGAAGAGATAATGAAGATTACAAGAAGGCATTTGAAATTCTCCCAGATAGTGTCGTTGCTTTTAGAGGATATTACTCAAAGCGTGGGATTTTATTTGCGAACAAGCTTCATTTGCCTGATGTTCCACTCTACAAGCGAGAAAAGCCACCTCTTGAAGAAAAAGTCTATGCTGTTTTGATCAGTGACATTCACGTTGGAAGTACAAAATTCTGTGAAAAAGCATTTATGAAATTCCTTGAATGGCTTAACGGCAACGTTGAAAGCAAAGAAGAGGAGGAAATTGTAAGCAGGATAAAGTACATGATAATTGCTGGAGATGTTGTTGATGGCATTGGTATCTATCCAGGTCAGTACAATGAGCTTTCAATTCCAGATATATTTGACCAGTATGAAGCCTTAGCAAATCTATTGGCAAATGTCCCAGATCATATAACTATGTTCATCGGTCCAGGCAATCACGATGCTGCGAGAACTGCTCTCCCTCAGCCTGAATTCTATAGAGAGTATGCAAAGCCGCTTTACGATTTAAAAAACGCAGTAATCATAAGTAATCCAGCCGTTATTAACCTCCATGGTAGAGACTTCCTGGTTGTTCATGGAAGAGGCATTGAGGACGTTGTGAGTTATATCCCTGGTAAGAGTCATCTCCGTCCTGTTGAGCCGATGATTGAACTGCTAAAGCTCAGGCACGTCGCACCTACATTTGGTGGAAAAGTTCCAATTGCGCCAGACCCAGAGGATTTGCTTGTCATTGAGGAAGTCCCAGATTTGGTTCAGATGGGTCACGTTCATGTTCTGGATTACCAGATCTATCGCGGTGTGTTTTTGATTAACTCAGCTACTTGGCAAGCCCAAACTGAGTTCCAGAAGATGGTTAATATTGTTCCAACTCCAGCGAGAGTTCCGATAATTGATATCGAAACTGCAAGGTTAAAGACAGTTGTTGATTTCAGCAGGTGGTGTGAATGA